In Papaver somniferum cultivar HN1 unplaced genomic scaffold, ASM357369v1 unplaced-scaffold_80, whole genome shotgun sequence, the following proteins share a genomic window:
- the LOC113344876 gene encoding pentatricopeptide repeat-containing protein At3g22470, mitochondrial-like, producing the protein MSLEFIHADSAGSRAVSILAESMQSLLDFDPEVKGFESVRFSGLPNNFNMVPVPCTSESAPDVHMRISRIGKIRTAVEFSNDVKSCGRPLSLSTCNGLLDGLFKNHEFDKAIELLYFVKENGLEAELYTYNIATDGLFKAGELVGSRKLFCELRNKSFMPDVRTFTIMIDGLCKKGMPFEAEKIIIEMEKNGCLPDAITYCITIQGFINEEEVHKAKQFFHEMLERGFVPSNDIISLLKSKLSVDQLENFSCFANQILALSETSNSSASSNLDEERFLDQQDIKAYA; encoded by the exons ATGTCGCTTGAGTTTATCCATGCAGATTCAGCGGGATCACGGGCTGTTTCCATTCTTGCG GAAAGTATGCAGTCTTTGTTGGACTTTGATCCAGAGGTCAAAGGATTTGAGTCCGTAAGGTTCAGTGGCCTTCCAAACAATTTCAATATGGTTCCTGTGCCCTGTACATCAGAGTCTGCTCCAGATGTACATATGAGAATTAG CCGGATTGGAAAAATTAGAACTGCAGTAGAGTTTTCTAATGATGTCAAATCCTGTGGACGACCATTGAGCCTAAGCACGTGTAATGGATTGTTGGATGGGCTCTTCAAGAACCACGAATTTGACAAAGCAATCGAACTTTTGTATTTTGTGAAGGAGAATGGTTTGGAAGCTGAGCTGTATACGTACAATATAGCCACTGATGGTTTGTTCAAAGCTGGGGAACTCGTAGGCTCAAGGAAATTATTTTGTGAACTCCGTAATAAAAGCTTTATGCCGGATGTTAGAACATTTACCATAATGATCGATGGCCTATGCAAGAAAGGGATGCCATTTGAGGCTGAGAAAATTATCATTGAAATGGAAAAGAATGGTTGCTTGCCTGATGCTATCACATATTGCATCACCATTCAAGGTTTCATTAATGAAGAAGAGGTTCATAAGGCAAAGCAATTTTTTCACGAAATGCTTGAAAGAGGATTTGTTCCCAGCAATGATATAATTTCATTGTTAAAGAGCAAACTTTCGGTGGATCAACTAGAGAATTTCAGTTGTTTCGCAAACCAAATTCTTGCCTTGTCAGAAACTAGCAACAGTAGCGCAAGTAGTAATCTGGATGAAGAAAGGTTTCTAGATCAACAGGACATAAAGGCGTATGCCTAG